A region from the Lytechinus variegatus isolate NC3 chromosome 6, Lvar_3.0, whole genome shotgun sequence genome encodes:
- the LOC121417078 gene encoding calmodulin-like, producing the protein MVLEKLTDEQMARFKEAFAVFDKNGDGTITCAELGEALKSAGWTVPDEEIKELIKQVDLDGNGSVSFDEFVKVVVQALQRLEAEVRAAFQAMDKDGSGSLSHAEVKQVFADFGEKLSDKDVDALIKEADKDGDGTVNYDEFVAMLLK; encoded by the exons ATG gTTCTTGAGAAGCTTACCGACGAACAAATGGCAC GCTTCAAGGAAGCTTTTGCCGTCTTTGACAAGAACGGAGATGGAACCATTACATGTGCAGAGTTGGGCGAAGCATTGAAATCAGCCGGCTGGACCGTACCTGATGAAGAAATCAAAGAATTAATCAAACAGGTTGATCTCGATG gaaATGGATCAGTCAGCTTCGATGAGTTCGTGAAGGTGGTCGTCCAGGCTCTTCAGAGGCTAGAGGCCGAGGTTCGAGCTGCATTCCAGGCTATGGATAAGGATGGCAGCGGTTCACTgag CCATGCTGAGGTCAAACAGGTCTTTGCTGACTTCGGTGAGAAGCTGAGTGATAAGGATGTCGATGCACTGATCAAGGAAGCTGATAAAGATGGTGATGGGACAGTGAATTATGATG AATTCGTTGCGATGCTGTTGAAGTAA